Below is a window of Planococcus rifietoensis DNA.
TCTAACTTTTTTTTTATAATTCTAGTTTTTATAGTTTGCCCGCCTTTTGCCTCTTTCCCTAATGCAAAATTACCGCAGATGCCAATTTTTTTCATATTATATCTCCATTTTAGAACTTATTATTTTAGCGTTAGTGCTTAATGATTTTTGCCATTAAGCACATCAATTATTAATCGCATTTTTCACTATTAAGATACTATAATGTAACGAAAATTTAATTATAGTCTCCACAAATCTATTGCATTAGGTTTTTCACTTAATGGCAAAATACTTTTAACATCTACAAGTATTCCTTTTTGATTTTTTAATAAGGACTGCATTTCTTTCCAATTTTTTTCAACATATTTTTTGTGGGGCACAGCTAATACTATAGCGTCAGCTTCTTCTAATTTATTGTATGGTATTAATTTGATTCCATATTGTTTTTCAGCTTCTTCCGAAGTTGCTTCAGCATCCGTTACTTGGACCTCGATATCATATTCCTGCAATTCTCTAATAATATCTAAAACTTTTGAATTACGTAAATCTGGAACGTTTTCTTTAAAAGTTAGACCTAAGACAGTAACCTTAGCACCTTGAACTCCTACGCCTTGTTTAATTAACTTTTTTACTAAGGTTCTTGCAATATATTTTCCTAGTTCATCATTTATTCTGCGTCCTGATAAAATAACATCTGGTTGATATCCCACTGCTTGAGCTTTGTGTGTTAGATAATAGGGGTCTACACCAATACAATGGCCACCAACTAGCCCTGGAGAGAACTTAAGAAAATTCCATTTGGTACCTGCTGCTTCTAATACTTCAGCAGTGTCAATGTTAAGAATATCAAAAATCATTGCTAGTTCATTCATTAGAGCAATATTTACATCACGTTGAGTATTCTCAATTACTTTAGCAGCTTCTGCAACCTTAATCGAGCTTGCTTTGTGTACTCCTGCTTTAACTACACTAGAGTATGTATCTGCTATGACATTTAATATTTCATTATTTTGACCAGCTACTACTTTAGTAATAGTGGTAAAGGTGTGCTCTTTATCACCTGGGTTAAT
It encodes the following:
- a CDS encoding nucleotide sugar dehydrogenase, which produces MNRKIGVVGLGYVGLPVAVAFGEKHQIIGFDINSNRISTLKSGTDYTNEVTDEELKNVNIEFTSNPSSLSKTDFIIVAVPTPINEHNQPDLNPLIKASETVGKVLTSGTIVVYESTVYPGATEEVCVPVLEKSSGLKYGEDFFVGYSPERINPGDKEHTFTTITKVVAGQNNEILNVIADTYSSVVKAGVHKASSIKVAEAAKVIENTQRDVNIALMNELAMIFDILNIDTAEVLEAAGTKWNFLKFSPGLVGGHCIGVDPYYLTHKAQAVGYQPDVILSGRRINDELGKYIARTLVKKLIKQGVGVQGAKVTVLGLTFKENVPDLRNSKVLDIIRELQEYDIEVQVTDAEATSEEAEKQYGIKLIPYNKLEEADAIVLAVPHKKYVEKNWKEMQSLLKNQKGILVDVKSILPLSEKPNAIDLWRL